From the genome of Bacteroides sp. MSB163, one region includes:
- a CDS encoding hybrid sensor histidine kinase/response regulator, whose product MQINNSSVSLRLKIIVGYVSLLIFLIIIVSLVWLEHQKMEMLNSEELLIKQKREAVNRTFEKLLDFSFSDDFLLLRDKDKFNEYRMKREIATTALNGLKRYYPSDIQHAQIDTISLLLQEKEALLLGVMNTLSDLLHSDSLFQRRIPSVALQMHTILLPDKPEKTGKRLSGFFGIFKKKEEKSVYAYQKEKTKQPSASQQITRELYSLQKEMSIQYTDYWNKLTTYSDSLQWRNTELNSQINTLIGEFEQVVIKQAEKEIEEITTSREQSFRIILFIAAIAILLIVIFYLFIHQDIRKRQEYRLKLEASDCRNRELLAARRNLILTVSHDLRVPLGTISEYAELLQDEKSPEQSKGYAMNILHASRHVIGLANNLLYYYRLEAEKEQPEKEIFHLGRTIEDAAHSFLSVAEKKGLDLVIKVIDSDILVEGDCGRLVQILNNLISNAVKFTSAGYIQVGAQYRVGKLSFFIRDTGIGIDKESQEQIFTAFERGKAPNAEEGFGLGLAITYKLVTLLEGTIHVQSTPGHGSTFEVCLPMRETNGKTDTIKTPLEGGELSGMRVLVIDDDRIQLEVIQKMYARHGVECDCCLNVSELIAALRRNRYDLMLTDMRMLEMDGYGVLALLRGSNFGQTRTLPVLAVTAQADKKPEYFRKAGFADCLYKPFSQKELVSVTSYIDRTNFAAIMEGEDNTRELLDMFIEDTEKELSEMQDALETANYMQLRHIIHKAAPLWGMIRINVPLNELEEMASLSSEKWCKELDARIKRLMKAVEQAVKKAKELKFEPDENHIGSRR is encoded by the coding sequence ATGCAAATAAATAACTCGTCGGTATCTCTCCGGTTAAAAATTATTGTCGGATATGTATCGTTACTCATATTCCTTATTATCATTGTTTCTCTTGTGTGGCTGGAACATCAGAAGATGGAAATGTTGAATAGTGAAGAATTACTTATCAAGCAAAAAAGAGAAGCCGTGAACCGGACTTTTGAAAAACTGCTTGACTTCTCCTTTTCTGATGATTTCCTGCTATTACGTGACAAGGATAAATTCAATGAATACCGGATGAAGCGTGAAATAGCAACCACCGCTTTGAACGGACTGAAACGATACTATCCGTCCGACATACAACATGCACAAATCGACACAATATCTTTGCTTTTACAGGAAAAAGAAGCACTATTGCTTGGAGTGATGAATACTCTTTCGGATTTACTGCATTCTGACAGTTTGTTCCAACGGAGAATACCTTCTGTCGCTTTACAAATGCATACTATATTGTTACCAGACAAACCAGAAAAGACGGGAAAAAGGCTGAGTGGTTTCTTTGGGATATTTAAAAAGAAAGAAGAAAAATCTGTCTATGCATACCAAAAGGAAAAAACGAAACAGCCGTCCGCATCCCAACAAATAACCAGGGAACTTTATTCCCTGCAAAAAGAAATGTCTATACAATATACCGACTACTGGAATAAGTTGACCACCTACTCCGACAGTTTGCAATGGCGTAACACAGAACTGAATTCACAAATAAACACACTTATTGGTGAGTTTGAACAAGTAGTTATCAAGCAAGCAGAAAAAGAAATAGAGGAAATTACCACATCAAGGGAGCAATCATTTCGTATCATTCTGTTTATAGCCGCTATCGCCATCCTGCTAATAGTGATATTTTACCTTTTTATCCATCAGGACATAAGAAAGAGGCAGGAATATCGGCTGAAACTGGAAGCGTCTGACTGCCGGAATCGTGAACTGCTGGCCGCGCGCCGTAATCTTATACTGACAGTAAGCCATGACCTCCGTGTACCGCTCGGTACTATCAGCGAATATGCAGAATTATTACAAGATGAAAAAAGTCCGGAACAGAGCAAAGGGTATGCAATGAATATCCTGCATGCCTCGCGCCATGTCATTGGGTTGGCAAATAACCTGCTGTATTATTACAGGCTGGAAGCGGAAAAGGAACAGCCGGAAAAAGAAATCTTTCATTTGGGGCGGACAATTGAAGATGCTGCCCACTCATTCTTATCGGTAGCGGAAAAGAAAGGGTTGGACTTGGTAATAAAAGTGATAGATTCTGATATACTTGTTGAGGGGGATTGCGGGCGGTTGGTGCAAATACTCAATAATCTGATCTCAAATGCAGTAAAGTTTACCAGTGCCGGATATATACAAGTAGGCGCACAATACCGGGTCGGAAAGCTATCCTTCTTCATTAGAGATACGGGCATAGGTATTGATAAGGAAAGTCAGGAACAGATATTCACCGCTTTTGAACGAGGTAAAGCGCCAAATGCGGAAGAAGGCTTCGGACTGGGATTGGCGATAACATATAAATTGGTAACATTGCTGGAAGGTACTATCCATGTCCAAAGCACACCGGGACACGGAAGCACATTCGAGGTATGCCTACCTATGCGTGAAACAAATGGAAAAACAGACACAATAAAAACACCTTTGGAAGGTGGTGAACTTTCAGGAATGAGGGTGCTGGTAATAGATGATGACCGGATACAACTGGAAGTAATCCAAAAGATGTATGCACGCCATGGAGTGGAATGTGATTGCTGCCTGAATGTAAGTGAACTGATCGCAGCATTACGCCGTAACCGTTATGACCTTATGCTTACGGATATGAGGATGTTGGAAATGGACGGTTATGGAGTACTGGCCTTACTTCGTGGCAGCAACTTCGGCCAAACAAGAACACTTCCTGTATTGGCTGTAACCGCACAGGCGGACAAGAAACCGGAATATTTCAGAAAAGCCGGTTTTGCGGACTGCTTGTATAAGCCTTTCTCGCAGAAAGAATTAGTGTCGGTTACCTCATATATAGACAGAACGAATTTTGCAGCTATCATGGAGGGTGAAGATAATACGAGGGAACTATTGGATATGTTCATAGAGGACACGGAAAAGGAACTCTCTGAAATGCAGGACGCTTTGGAAACGGCAAATTATATGCAATTGAGGCATATCATACACAAAGCTGCTCCATTATGGGGGATGATTCGTATCAATGTACCCTTGAATGAACTGGAAGAGATGGCTTCACTATCCTCTGAAAAATGGTGTAAGGAATTGGATGCCCGTATTAAAAGACTGATGAAAGCAGTGGAACAGGCCGTAAAAAAAGCGAAAGAATTAAAGTTTGAACCGGATGAAAACCATATTGGTAGTAGAAGATGA
- a CDS encoding sigma-54-dependent transcriptional regulator yields the protein MKTILVVEDDRIYARTTANWLVKNGMDARYVLSVNSAKEFLSDHEVDLVLSDFRLGDCNGVELLEWMRVHGYRMPFLIMTGYGDIPGAVEAVKKGADNYLPKPVQTEKVLDVIRELLERREKRRNPEQAFYVCKSPLAVKLQEMVRLVAPAESLSVLIRGASGTGKEWVARRIHALGGRSDAPFVAVDCGALPRELAASELFGHKKGTFTGATEDKTGMFTAANHGTLFLDEIGNLNMETQVLLLRALQEKRYRPLGGKEEIQADIRLLTATNEDLERAISEGRFREDLFHRLNEFPLHVPSLRECADDIIPLAGFFLSYANEELGKKVKEFDMDVRKAFRAYSWPGNIRELKSVVRRACVLAQDEWITLKDINLPMEIKPSDNYRLDMERTELEAIVKALETTGNDRKAASQLLGISRSTLYLKLKKYGLN from the coding sequence ATGAAAACCATATTGGTAGTAGAAGATGACCGGATATATGCACGTACTACCGCCAACTGGCTGGTAAAAAACGGGATGGATGCCCGTTACGTGCTGTCAGTAAATTCCGCAAAAGAATTTCTAAGCGATCACGAAGTAGATCTGGTCTTGTCGGATTTCCGCCTTGGTGACTGTAATGGTGTGGAATTGCTCGAATGGATGAGGGTACATGGATATCGTATGCCTTTTCTAATCATGACAGGATATGGAGATATACCTGGTGCTGTCGAAGCTGTAAAGAAAGGGGCTGACAATTATCTCCCCAAACCCGTACAAACAGAAAAAGTACTTGATGTCATCCGTGAACTGTTGGAACGTAGGGAGAAAAGGAGAAATCCGGAGCAGGCTTTTTATGTCTGTAAAAGTCCATTGGCAGTAAAACTTCAGGAGATGGTTCGTTTGGTAGCTCCCGCAGAAAGCTTATCCGTATTGATACGTGGCGCATCGGGTACAGGTAAGGAATGGGTGGCGCGACGGATCCATGCACTTGGCGGACGTTCGGACGCTCCTTTTGTAGCGGTGGATTGCGGGGCATTACCACGGGAGCTGGCCGCATCGGAATTGTTTGGACATAAAAAAGGTACTTTTACGGGAGCAACTGAAGATAAAACCGGCATGTTTACTGCCGCCAATCATGGAACATTGTTCCTGGATGAAATTGGTAATCTGAACATGGAAACTCAGGTATTACTATTACGTGCCTTGCAAGAGAAACGTTATAGACCTCTTGGCGGAAAGGAAGAGATACAAGCGGACATACGACTGCTTACAGCCACCAATGAGGATTTAGAACGGGCTATAAGTGAGGGGCGGTTCAGGGAAGACTTGTTCCATCGGTTGAACGAATTTCCGCTTCATGTTCCGTCATTGAGAGAGTGTGCGGATGATATTATTCCGTTAGCCGGATTCTTTCTTTCCTATGCGAACGAGGAATTGGGAAAGAAAGTGAAGGAATTTGATATGGACGTGAGGAAGGCTTTCAGGGCTTATTCATGGCCGGGCAATATCCGTGAGTTAAAAAGTGTGGTGAGGCGTGCGTGTGTATTGGCGCAGGATGAATGGATTACACTTAAAGACATCAACCTTCCGATGGAGATAAAACCATCGGATAATTACCGGCTGGATATGGAGCGTACGGAATTGGAAGCGATAGTGAAAGCATTGGAAACTACGGGTAATGATCGGAAAGCTGCCTCCCAGCTGTTGGGTATATCCCGGAGTACGCTTTATTTGAAACTGAAAAAATACGGTTTAAACTGA
- a CDS encoding RteC domain-containing protein produces MRTLTNTLLFNMFTSYMTGSELMSEELPAAYDDFANLLAGLSQDKDRMKLLRRLNYTRIELSFMQQTCNTIKEGRHILYDVFINKTLSLLEAEIEMMKDYIRHHADDTDMKMEIHRQGDKWKSTLRWNGTDNDLIELVAALMAAGVVDCGEGKKLTIVDVIRVFEDAFNLKINALYTKRGKVFDRCTVSTPFIDSIRKSYIKMLDERLA; encoded by the coding sequence ATGAGAACATTGACAAATACTCTTCTATTCAATATGTTCACCTCCTACATGACAGGCTCTGAACTTATGTCGGAAGAATTACCTGCCGCCTATGATGATTTTGCAAACCTGCTTGCCGGACTGTCGCAAGATAAGGATAGAATGAAGCTATTAAGACGGTTGAACTACACGAGGATAGAACTTTCTTTTATGCAACAGACCTGCAATACTATAAAAGAAGGACGACATATACTCTATGATGTGTTTATCAACAAAACTCTTTCCTTATTGGAAGCGGAAATAGAAATGATGAAAGATTATATCCGTCACCATGCGGATGATACCGATATGAAAATGGAAATCCACCGGCAGGGTGATAAATGGAAATCCACTCTTCGCTGGAATGGTACGGATAATGACCTGATAGAATTAGTGGCTGCATTGATGGCCGCCGGAGTTGTGGACTGTGGGGAAGGAAAGAAGCTTACCATTGTAGATGTCATCAGAGTATTTGAGGATGCTTTTAACCTGAAAATAAATGCCTTATACACCAAACGGGGAAAGGTGTTTGATCGCTGTACGGTTTCCACTCCTTTTATTGACTCTATTCGCAAAAGTTATATCAAGATGTTGGACGAACGGCTGGCGTAA
- a CDS encoding DUF6047 family protein, with product MTGRQIPLRDAAYTLKTGLKLFSRRASSTALQKDKQYKEFIRHNEAEGWNNEKLSGEKWRVYAVATDEGVLFFSDNEKGMKARNSYLQYLADGFFNMTKGAETLKLYEIETPSRQVAELADNCIDILAKSDLRSADMQLRKSKFSFTSEKLAGKEMLEGAVCTDKYDLRPDYSNFDRLTKDFNLGISPRNYDVASLLYISENGYAGHVTTDYFHPFSYEYEFRDLAEKLGDSIKARQSAPMSSHDFGYAALQTEAKVMARDILQSEFHITDGEFKLGGSINRMEKTERMQTASYQRSKEQKTGKSFDTAPIREVPAQKRGNGQRQAKHVVSITPDKKEKKQLII from the coding sequence GTGACGGGAAGGCAGATTCCTTTGAGGGATGCGGCCTATACGCTGAAAACGGGGTTGAAACTGTTCAGCCGCCGGGCATCATCCACAGCACTGCAAAAAGACAAGCAATATAAAGAGTTTATCCGGCATAACGAGGCGGAAGGCTGGAACAATGAAAAACTGTCGGGCGAAAAGTGGCGAGTGTATGCCGTGGCGACGGATGAGGGCGTATTGTTCTTCTCGGACAACGAAAAGGGCATGAAAGCCCGCAACAGCTATCTGCAATATCTGGCGGATGGATTTTTCAATATGACCAAAGGGGCGGAAACATTGAAACTGTATGAGATAGAGACACCTTCCCGACAAGTGGCGGAACTGGCGGACAACTGCATCGACATACTGGCGAAAAGCGATTTGCGCAGTGCCGATATGCAACTGCGTAAATCGAAGTTCAGCTTCACTTCTGAGAAACTGGCAGGAAAAGAAATGCTGGAAGGTGCCGTCTGCACGGACAAATACGATTTAAGACCGGATTACAGTAACTTTGACCGGTTGACGAAGGACTTCAATCTGGGTATTTCGCCACGTAATTATGACGTGGCCTCTCTGCTTTATATTTCGGAAAACGGGTATGCCGGTCATGTGACGACAGACTATTTTCATCCGTTCAGTTATGAGTATGAGTTCCGAGATTTGGCTGAAAAGTTGGGTGACAGCATCAAGGCACGGCAATCGGCGCCAATGTCGTCACATGATTTCGGCTATGCGGCCTTGCAGACGGAAGCGAAGGTAATGGCAAGGGATATTCTGCAATCGGAGTTTCATATAACGGACGGGGAATTTAAGTTGGGCGGAAGTATCAACCGGATGGAAAAAACAGAAAGAATGCAAACAGCTTCTTATCAGCGTTCTAAAGAACAAAAGACAGGTAAATCATTCGATACAGCCCCCATACGGGAAGTTCCTGCGCAGAAACGGGGTAACGGTCAACGGCAGGCAAAGCATGTGGTCTCCATTACTCCGGATAAAAAGGAAAAGAAACAACTAATCATATAG